Proteins encoded by one window of Bacillus sp. SM2101:
- a CDS encoding N-acetyltransferase, with the protein METYKIERLLVNYKTIEEFKKFKEYGLQELSMLDDLQTNIIENNSDSPFYGIYYGGKLVARMSLYKVDAKYDKYFDPPQTYLELWKLEVLPAFQRKNFGTALVNFAKSFNLPIKTNPRVKSAEFWTKMGFSAATYDVERDFGENPLLWHPNGVKEQTR; encoded by the coding sequence ATGGAAACTTATAAAATAGAACGATTACTCGTAAACTATAAAACAATAGAAGAATTTAAAAAATTTAAAGAATACGGGCTACAAGAATTATCTATGCTTGATGATCTTCAAACAAATATCATCGAAAACAATAGTGATTCTCCATTTTATGGAATATACTACGGTGGTAAGTTAGTCGCTCGAATGAGTTTATATAAAGTTGATGCAAAATATGATAAATACTTTGACCCACCACAAACATACCTAGAGCTATGGAAACTTGAGGTATTACCTGCATTTCAAAGGAAAAATTTTGGAACCGCTTTAGTCAATTTCGCGAAGAGTTTTAACCTACCTATCAAAACTAACCCCCGTGTAAAATCAGCAGAGTTTTGGACTAAAATGGGGTTTTCTGCTGCTACTTATGATGTAGAAAGAGACTTTGGTGAAAATCCGTTATTATGGCATCCTAATGGTGTTAAAGAACAGACTCGATAA
- a CDS encoding RsfA family transcriptional regulator: MSTTRQDAWTNDEDLLLAEVVLRNIREGGTQLAAFEEVGRRLSRTAAACGFRWNSYVRKQYKSGIELAKKQRKQLKNGQESTLTTVEHKENDFQSSEPLVDDLSLKKVITYLQIIDSSQNEYDELVIENKQLKKRVAHLENKMDKVDEENQSLLTNLRQVEDDYKALIEIMERARKMVVLQEEEKQSKVKFQMDRNGNLERVEK, encoded by the coding sequence ATGTCAACGACTCGGCAGGATGCATGGACAAACGATGAGGATTTACTGTTAGCTGAGGTTGTGTTGAGGAATATTCGTGAAGGTGGAACGCAATTGGCAGCTTTTGAGGAAGTCGGCAGACGGTTATCACGAACTGCAGCCGCCTGTGGTTTCAGGTGGAATTCGTATGTTCGTAAACAATATAAGTCTGGTATTGAGCTTGCTAAGAAACAAAGAAAGCAATTAAAAAATGGGCAAGAATCAACACTTACCACAGTTGAACATAAAGAAAATGATTTTCAGTCATCTGAACCTTTAGTTGATGATTTATCGTTGAAAAAAGTAATAACTTATTTGCAAATTATCGACTCATCTCAAAATGAATACGACGAATTAGTTATAGAAAATAAACAATTAAAAAAACGTGTGGCGCATTTAGAAAACAAAATGGATAAGGTCGATGAGGAGAATCAATCGCTGTTAACCAATCTACGACAAGTTGAAGATGATTACAAAGCGTTAATAGAAATTATGGAACGTGCAAGGAAGATGGTTGTGCTGCAAGAAGAGGAAAAGCAAAGTAAAGTAAAATTCCAAATGGACAGAAATGGAAATTTAGAGAGGGTTGAAAAATAA
- a CDS encoding SepM family pheromone-processing serine protease, translating into MKTKSYIRSLFIGIILAMLITFVQLPFYITKPGTAQELAPIVQVDGGYEEEGSLMLTTVRMGKANVVSYIWAKLSEYQMIYPEQDILQDRSDEEYSYIQLHNMENSKNSAITVAYNQADKSIEYKYNGLFVFTVLDNVPAKDFLKTADRIIRVDDKDVKSYEDLTHYLSTKQEGDVIEVVVERDGETVVQDIELITLENKEQVGLGVQLIEDVELNVNPSVEINSEKIGGPSAGLMFTLEIYNQLVEEDLTKGFDIAGTGQIFNDGTVGPIGGISQKIVAADKAGAEIFFAPNQNGASDSNYNEAVKTAQDIGTSMKIVPVDTFEDALLYLQSLQPE; encoded by the coding sequence GTGAAGACTAAAAGTTATATTAGATCGTTATTTATTGGTATTATACTTGCTATGCTAATTACTTTTGTACAGCTACCATTTTACATTACGAAACCTGGAACAGCACAAGAGCTTGCTCCTATTGTTCAAGTTGATGGTGGGTATGAAGAAGAAGGGTCATTAATGCTAACAACAGTTAGAATGGGAAAAGCAAATGTTGTCTCATATATTTGGGCGAAATTGAGTGAATACCAAATGATTTACCCTGAACAAGATATTCTCCAAGATAGAAGCGATGAGGAATATTCATATATTCAATTACATAATATGGAGAACTCAAAAAACAGTGCTATAACAGTTGCATATAATCAAGCAGATAAAAGTATAGAGTATAAATATAATGGATTATTTGTCTTTACGGTGCTAGATAATGTACCAGCTAAAGATTTTTTAAAAACAGCTGATCGTATTATACGAGTAGACGATAAAGATGTGAAAAGTTATGAAGACCTTACTCATTATCTATCAACAAAACAAGAGGGCGATGTAATTGAGGTTGTTGTTGAGAGGGATGGTGAGACGGTTGTTCAAGATATTGAGTTGATTACATTGGAAAATAAAGAGCAAGTAGGTTTAGGTGTACAACTTATAGAAGATGTGGAACTTAACGTAAACCCAAGCGTGGAAATTAATTCTGAGAAAATAGGTGGTCCATCTGCAGGATTAATGTTTACATTAGAAATCTATAATCAATTAGTTGAAGAAGATCTTACAAAGGGCTTTGACATCGCTGGTACTGGTCAAATTTTTAATGATGGTACTGTCGGACCTATAGGTGGGATCTCTCAAAAAATTGTAGCGGCGGATAAGGCAGGGGCCGAAATCTTTTTTGCGCCAAATCAGAACGGAGCTAGTGACTCAAACTATAATGAAGCTGTAAAAACAGCTCAAGATATTGGAACTTCAATGAAAATTGTACCTGTAGATACATTTGAAGATGCTTTATTGTATTTACAATCTTTACAGCCAGAGTAG
- a CDS encoding YlbG family protein: protein MFSKRQGIIVWLFSLKQAKLLRKYGNVHYVSKRLKYVVLYCDMSEVDHMCNKLNGLSFVKKVEVSHKPFLKIEFENSKPDEAKEYDYKLGL from the coding sequence ATGTTTTCCAAAAGACAAGGGATTATAGTATGGCTTTTTTCATTAAAACAAGCTAAATTATTAAGAAAGTATGGGAATGTACATTATGTATCAAAACGTTTAAAGTATGTAGTCCTGTATTGTGATATGTCTGAAGTAGACCATATGTGCAATAAATTAAATGGTCTTTCATTTGTGAAAAAGGTCGAGGTATCTCATAAGCCATTTTTGAAGATAGAATTTGAAAATTCTAAACCTGATGAAGCTAAAGAATATGACTATAAATTAGGACTATAG
- the ylbJ gene encoding sporulation integral membrane protein YlbJ has translation MNITKVNSLILATTALLLAIALISFPQASFEASQRGLQIWWGVVFPSLLPFFIISELLIGFGVVRFIGFLLEPLMRPLFKVPGVGGFVWAMGMASGYPAGAKFTARLRQENQLTAIEAERLVSFTNSSNPLFIFGAVAIGFFQNASLGIILAISHYLGNICVGLIMRFHGKENVISKPSINRRKRIIHEALRSAHESRLQDNRPLGKLLGDAITSSVHTLLMIGGFIILFSVLNKLLSIVHITAVVAYLLEYVLAVFDLPEELGIPLFSGLFEITLGSQLTSETPNISLIYQAVITSFILAFSGLSVQAQVASILAETDIRFRPFFVARIFHGFFAALFAYILWKPLYINTIVKPEHGPNVIPSFSLNTNFSMFYDFLHIMWTYGPIITLTTLCCYVLLYIKKIRLFS, from the coding sequence TTGAATATAACAAAAGTAAATTCATTAATATTAGCAACAACTGCCTTATTGCTAGCTATAGCCCTTATTTCTTTTCCACAAGCATCATTTGAAGCTTCACAAAGAGGGTTACAGATTTGGTGGGGAGTCGTGTTCCCGTCGTTACTTCCCTTTTTTATTATATCTGAGTTGCTCATAGGGTTTGGAGTTGTTCGATTTATCGGTTTTTTATTGGAGCCTCTTATGAGACCATTATTCAAAGTACCCGGTGTTGGCGGATTTGTATGGGCAATGGGAATGGCATCTGGTTATCCTGCAGGTGCTAAATTTACAGCAAGATTACGCCAAGAAAATCAGTTAACTGCAATAGAAGCGGAGCGCCTAGTATCATTTACTAACTCTTCTAATCCATTGTTTATTTTTGGTGCGGTAGCTATTGGTTTTTTTCAAAATGCCAGTTTAGGTATCATCCTAGCCATATCACATTATTTAGGTAATATTTGTGTAGGATTAATAATGAGATTTCACGGCAAAGAAAATGTCATTAGCAAGCCTTCTATTAACAGAAGGAAAAGAATTATACATGAGGCACTACGTTCTGCACATGAATCTAGGCTGCAAGATAATAGGCCACTAGGAAAATTACTCGGGGATGCGATCACATCCTCAGTACATACATTATTAATGATCGGTGGTTTCATTATTTTATTTTCTGTTTTAAACAAATTGCTATCTATCGTCCATATAACAGCTGTGGTAGCTTATCTTTTGGAATATGTGTTAGCGGTTTTTGATCTTCCCGAAGAATTAGGAATACCTTTATTTTCCGGTTTATTTGAAATAACATTAGGAAGTCAATTAACTAGTGAAACACCTAATATTAGCTTGATTTACCAAGCAGTGATTACAAGCTTTATTCTTGCTTTCAGTGGCTTATCAGTTCAGGCCCAAGTTGCAAGTATTCTAGCTGAGACCGATATACGCTTTAGGCCCTTTTTTGTCGCTCGTATCTTTCACGGATTTTTTGCTGCGCTTTTTGCATATATACTTTGGAAGCCTCTATACATTAATACGATAGTAAAACCCGAGCACGGACCAAACGTCATACCTTCTTTTTCATTAAATACTAATTTCAGTATGTTTTATGATTTTTTACATATCATGTGGACTTACGGACCAATTATTACCTTGACAACTCTTTGTTGCTATGTGTTACTTTATATAAAAAAAATAAGGCTCTTTTCGTAA
- a CDS encoding YceD family protein, translating into MKWTIHQLYQLQNKDIIIDETVDVSDIKHIEKSIRNISPVKVTGAADVSHAKAIFHLTITGSMVLPCSRTLVDVQFPFTIKTTETFLFKQSDFDNEDEVHNVEGDVVDILPIIKENILLEIPMQIYSESVQEDKVLQSGKDWSVITEEDVKNQIDPRLAGLAKYFDKNKEN; encoded by the coding sequence TTGAAATGGACAATTCATCAACTATACCAATTACAGAACAAGGACATAATAATTGACGAAACTGTAGATGTAAGTGACATTAAACATATTGAGAAGTCAATTCGTAATATTTCACCTGTTAAAGTTACAGGTGCAGCAGATGTAAGTCATGCTAAAGCTATTTTTCACTTAACAATTACTGGTTCAATGGTTTTACCTTGCTCGAGAACATTGGTTGATGTACAATTTCCGTTTACTATTAAAACGACGGAAACCTTTTTATTTAAACAATCTGATTTTGATAATGAAGATGAGGTTCATAATGTTGAAGGAGATGTCGTTGACATTCTTCCGATCATAAAGGAAAATATTCTTCTAGAAATTCCAATGCAGATATATTCAGAAAGTGTACAGGAAGATAAAGTATTACAATCTGGAAAAGATTGGTCTGTTATTACTGAGGAAGATGTGAAAAATCAGATAGATCCACGTTTAGCTGGATTAGCAAAATATTTTGACAAAAATAAAGAAAATTAA
- a CDS encoding stalk domain-containing protein, with the protein MRRSLYAILFLLITLSLTLIILQWFSYTGNTEQKVMVDNNTQLNESIQLVRKDNALVVTQSYNGLVQPTYELSIPSVIEQEQIFCETENGKQCEIIYNDNDITLMNGNEQHIIFTYQISIDSSLHSFLMENWSINLHSQQLKNTRLEIIEDHSPRGTWVTGASLQKYISKENIDFYAWEYSYMDSPPIFWTNKQLDSEEVEEITYYVNEGNQVEKINAPSLASVPSSSPLTIVNIPGEDLVITPSLIIHDKDDVNFIEEGYIDKVLFESFSYDENDEWILQVLKSILLNRSVGDEFSNRLSEEMFTQLSGQALDEFIEIIFTYENKKLSSELLDRSLSAIDLGKTTFFSANTNQRNQTSSLYFVDERNFFINSKEIVNRPVIFRNGQLLFPLEDVLRHAGYKVSFFSDQETIYIEKGQDIWRFYLNKNYFIYNEEEWGLLSKPMEQIDHSVYIYETWLTDLFAVLVEKDEQTIDLTY; encoded by the coding sequence ATGAGACGTTCATTGTATGCAATTCTTTTTCTTTTAATAACTTTAAGTTTGACACTCATCATATTGCAATGGTTTTCTTATACTGGAAATACAGAACAAAAAGTAATGGTGGATAATAATACACAGTTAAATGAATCAATTCAGCTTGTGCGGAAAGATAACGCATTGGTTGTAACACAATCGTATAATGGTTTAGTACAACCAACGTATGAATTATCGATTCCATCAGTTATTGAGCAAGAGCAAATTTTTTGTGAAACAGAAAATGGAAAGCAATGCGAGATTATTTATAATGACAATGATATTACCTTAATGAATGGTAATGAGCAACATATCATTTTCACATATCAAATATCAATTGATAGTTCCCTACATTCTTTCTTGATGGAAAATTGGTCAATAAACCTTCACTCTCAACAATTGAAAAATACTCGTTTAGAAATTATTGAAGATCATTCACCTCGAGGGACTTGGGTGACAGGTGCCTCGCTGCAGAAATATATTTCTAAAGAGAATATTGACTTTTATGCATGGGAATATTCCTATATGGATTCACCACCAATTTTTTGGACAAACAAACAATTGGATAGTGAAGAGGTTGAAGAAATTACATATTATGTTAATGAAGGGAATCAAGTTGAAAAAATAAATGCCCCATCGCTAGCAAGTGTGCCATCTTCATCTCCATTAACGATAGTAAATATTCCAGGTGAGGATTTGGTTATTACACCGTCTTTAATCATTCATGATAAAGATGATGTTAATTTTATTGAAGAAGGTTATATAGATAAGGTTTTATTTGAGTCTTTTTCTTATGATGAAAATGATGAATGGATTTTACAAGTCCTGAAATCAATTCTTCTTAACAGAAGTGTTGGTGATGAATTTTCTAATAGACTTTCTGAAGAAATGTTCACTCAGCTATCTGGACAAGCTCTTGATGAATTTATTGAAATAATATTTACTTATGAAAATAAGAAGCTTTCATCCGAACTATTAGATAGGTCGTTATCAGCTATTGATTTAGGTAAAACAACATTCTTTTCAGCAAACACTAATCAAAGGAATCAGACTTCTTCCCTCTATTTTGTTGATGAAAGAAACTTCTTCATTAATAGTAAAGAAATTGTTAATCGACCAGTTATTTTCAGAAATGGTCAGCTCTTGTTCCCATTAGAGGATGTATTACGTCATGCTGGGTATAAGGTTTCATTTTTTTCAGATCAAGAAACCATTTATATTGAAAAAGGGCAAGATATTTGGAGATTTTACTTAAATAAAAACTATTTTATATATAATGAAGAAGAATGGGGATTATTATCTAAACCAATGGAACAGATTGATCATTCTGTTTACATTTATGAAACGTGGCTAACTGATTTATTCGCAGTATTGGTTGAAAAGGATGAACAAACAATTGATCTTACATATTAA
- a CDS encoding patatin-like phospholipase family protein: MRDPIIGLALGSGSARGFAHLGVIKVLTEENIGIDLIAGSSMGAVVAAFYGAGLDINRLYKVAYAFKRKYYLDFTVPRMGFLAGNRVKELIRIFTHGKMIEDLDIPVAIVATDLIKGEKVVFRTGPVADAVRASIAIPGIFVPEKINNRVLVDGGVVDRIPVSVVKEMGADIVIGVDVSHVKKNESISSIFDVIMQSIDIMQEELVSHREIASDIMIRPHVEHISSKAFSNIKEIIEIGEEETRKQLENIITVISTWKESQQGED, encoded by the coding sequence ATGCGAGATCCTATCATTGGTCTAGCTCTTGGTTCTGGAAGTGCAAGAGGCTTTGCCCACTTAGGGGTTATTAAAGTATTGACAGAGGAGAATATTGGAATAGACCTGATTGCTGGAAGTAGCATGGGTGCCGTTGTTGCAGCCTTTTATGGAGCTGGGCTAGACATTAATCGTCTATATAAAGTGGCTTATGCATTTAAAAGAAAATATTACTTGGATTTTACTGTTCCAAGGATGGGTTTTTTGGCAGGGAATAGAGTTAAAGAGCTCATTCGTATATTTACCCATGGGAAAATGATTGAAGACTTAGATATTCCGGTAGCTATTGTAGCAACCGATTTAATAAAGGGAGAAAAGGTAGTTTTTAGAACGGGACCAGTTGCTGATGCTGTCCGTGCGAGTATTGCAATTCCAGGAATTTTTGTGCCAGAAAAAATAAACAATCGAGTGCTAGTCGATGGAGGCGTTGTTGACCGCATACCTGTATCAGTCGTGAAAGAAATGGGTGCTGATATCGTGATTGGAGTTGATGTATCACATGTTAAAAAAAATGAAAGTATCTCATCCATTTTTGACGTGATTATGCAAAGTATAGACATCATGCAAGAAGAGCTAGTTAGCCATAGGGAAATTGCTTCTGATATAATGATTCGACCACATGTGGAACATATTAGTTCAAAAGCATTTTCCAATATAAAGGAGATTATTGAGATAGGCGAGGAGGAAACGAGAAAACAGCTCGAAAATATTATTACGGTTATTTCTACGTGGAAGGAGTCACAGCAAGGTGAAGACTAA
- the rpmF gene encoding 50S ribosomal protein L32, producing the protein MAVPFRRTSKTKKRKRRTHFKLQAPGMVECPNCGEMKLAHRVCKECGTYKGKEVVSN; encoded by the coding sequence ATGGCTGTACCTTTTAGAAGAACATCTAAAACTAAAAAAAGAAAGCGTCGTACGCATTTCAAATTACAAGCCCCTGGTATGGTAGAATGCCCAAATTGTGGTGAAATGAAGCTTGCTCACCGCGTTTGTAAAGAATGTGGTACTTATAAAGGAAAAGAAGTAGTTAGCAACTAA
- the coaD gene encoding pantetheine-phosphate adenylyltransferase, protein MANIAVCPGSFDPITYGHLDIIKRGRKVFDKIYVVVLNNSSKQPLFTVEERLELIEEVTKDFDNVYVDSFQGLLVDYARSKNAQAILRGLRAVSDFEYEMQITSMNRVLEENIETFFMMTNNQYSFLSSSIVKEVAKYNGDVSELVPDVVEKVLRQKFN, encoded by the coding sequence ATGGCGAATATTGCTGTTTGTCCTGGAAGTTTTGATCCCATTACTTATGGGCATTTAGATATTATAAAACGGGGTAGAAAGGTTTTTGATAAAATCTATGTTGTTGTTTTAAACAACTCATCCAAACAACCATTATTTACTGTGGAAGAAAGGTTGGAACTGATAGAAGAGGTTACGAAAGATTTTGATAATGTTTATGTTGATTCATTTCAAGGACTATTAGTTGACTATGCAAGAAGTAAGAATGCACAAGCGATTTTACGTGGTTTACGAGCTGTTTCAGACTTTGAGTATGAAATGCAAATAACTTCTATGAATAGAGTGCTAGAAGAAAATATTGAAACTTTTTTTATGATGACTAATAATCAATATTCCTTTTTAAGTTCGAGTATTGTAAAGGAAGTAGCCAAGTACAATGGTGATGTATCAGAGCTAGTTCCTGATGTAGTAGAAAAAGTGTTACGTCAGAAATTTAACTGA
- a CDS encoding enoyl-CoA hydratase/isomerase family protein — protein sequence MIINKDDNGVVWATINRLAKRNAIDYDVMNKLETLINDVRETVDIKAIVITGAGDKAFCSGGDLSVFHQLKTKREAYEMLSKMGEILYSLQTLPKPTVALLNGFAIGGGCELATACDFRLAKQGSKLGFIQSKLAITTGWGGATLLNEKIPYDKALQLLMTAKMISAEKAYEIGFVNEVLDNQDLVKQCKEFLKPILEADVHVLSSYKQVLINKWKAHHLKERMFAEIEQCASLWARDEHHHAVEAFLNNN from the coding sequence ATGATTATTAATAAAGACGATAATGGCGTAGTATGGGCTACAATTAACCGTTTGGCTAAAAGAAATGCGATCGATTATGATGTTATGAATAAATTGGAAACGCTTATAAACGATGTGAGAGAGACGGTTGATATTAAAGCAATCGTCATTACTGGAGCTGGTGACAAAGCATTTTGTTCCGGAGGTGATTTAAGTGTATTTCATCAATTAAAAACAAAAAGAGAGGCATATGAAATGCTTTCAAAAATGGGTGAAATACTATACTCGCTACAGACACTTCCTAAGCCAACTGTGGCACTATTAAATGGATTTGCAATAGGAGGTGGTTGTGAACTAGCAACAGCATGTGATTTTCGTTTAGCTAAGCAAGGCAGTAAACTAGGATTTATACAAAGTAAATTAGCGATAACAACAGGTTGGGGTGGAGCAACCTTATTAAATGAAAAAATCCCCTATGATAAGGCACTTCAATTGCTAATGACAGCAAAAATGATTTCTGCAGAGAAGGCTTATGAAATTGGTTTTGTTAATGAAGTGTTAGATAACCAAGACTTAGTGAAACAGTGTAAAGAATTTCTGAAACCAATACTTGAAGCAGATGTACATGTACTATCCTCATATAAACAGGTATTAATTAATAAATGGAAGGCCCATCATTTAAAGGAAAGAATGTTTGCAGAAATTGAACAATGTGCATCTTTATGGGCAAGAGATGAGCATCACCATGCAGTCGAGGCTTTTTTGAATAACAATTAA
- a CDS encoding YlbF family regulator, which yields MLATLETVEIIDGAEELSKMILDSEVFENYNDCLNKLKKNENAQSLIDKFVNIKEQYEDVQRFGKYHPDFKKISREVREIKREVDLNEIISEFKKAENSIQVLLDEISIIIGKTVSDSIKVPTGNPFFDAASSCGGGCGVGGSCGCH from the coding sequence ATGCTTGCAACTTTAGAAACAGTCGAAATTATTGATGGAGCTGAAGAATTATCGAAGATGATTCTTGATTCAGAAGTTTTTGAAAACTACAATGATTGTTTAAATAAATTGAAGAAGAACGAGAATGCTCAATCGTTAATTGATAAATTTGTTAATATAAAGGAACAGTACGAAGATGTTCAGCGTTTTGGAAAATATCATCCTGATTTCAAAAAGATCTCTCGAGAAGTAAGAGAGATAAAACGTGAGGTAGATTTAAACGAAATCATTTCTGAGTTTAAAAAAGCTGAAAACTCCATTCAAGTGTTATTGGATGAAATAAGCATTATCATTGGAAAGACCGTCTCTGATTCAATTAAAGTTCCTACAGGTAATCCATTCTTTGATGCTGCTTCAAGCTGTGGAGGTGGTTGTGGTGTAGGTGGGAGCTGCGGTTGTCACTAG
- the rsmD gene encoding 16S rRNA (guanine(966)-N(2))-methyltransferase RsmD, producing MRVVSGSCKGMPLKAVPGKSTRPTTDKVKEAIFNMIGPYFDGGYALDLFGGSGGLGLEALSRGMEHCIFVDRDVKAIQTIKTNVEYCKFTDHVEIYRNDAERALKAITKRNLRFSKIFLDPPYKHQKIKNIIELIENNRLLYEGGHIVVEHSTDVKLPNTIGGVSQIKHEVYGITAITIYQYC from the coding sequence ATGAGAGTAGTTTCAGGAAGCTGTAAAGGTATGCCTTTAAAGGCAGTGCCGGGTAAATCTACACGTCCAACAACAGATAAGGTAAAAGAAGCTATATTTAATATGATTGGTCCATATTTTGATGGTGGCTATGCTCTAGATTTGTTTGGAGGTAGTGGTGGCTTAGGGCTTGAGGCTTTAAGTAGGGGGATGGAACATTGCATATTTGTTGATCGGGATGTGAAGGCTATACAAACGATTAAAACAAATGTTGAATATTGCAAATTTACTGATCATGTAGAAATATATCGAAATGATGCAGAACGTGCGCTAAAAGCGATTACTAAACGAAATTTACGATTTTCCAAAATCTTTTTAGACCCCCCATATAAGCATCAGAAGATCAAGAATATTATTGAATTGATAGAAAATAATCGTTTATTATATGAAGGCGGGCATATTGTCGTTGAACATTCAACAGATGTTAAGCTACCTAATACAATCGGTGGTGTTTCACAAATAAAACATGAGGTATACGGAATCACTGCCATAACGATTTATCAGTATTGCTAG
- a CDS encoding nucleotidyltransferase, producing MKAAGVIVEYNPFHNGHYVHLQETKKQTGTHCVIAVMSGNFLQRGEPALVSKWSRTKMALEAGVDIVVELPYAYASQNAEMFANGAISILSALLCEEVCFGSEHGEIKDFQHAAQFLKQAAPTYNEKVKNAIDKGYSYPKASSIAFNEVKTTNVKLDLSKPNNILGYHYVKAIHDQHSSLTPLTITRTGAQYHDEEFTSPSIASATSIRQTLFSKSGNINDIDNYIPVSTKNHLINYYNQYNRFHSWEAYFPLLKYKLLTSSLAELESIYECEEGLEYRLMKYIKESTSFITFMEKIKTKRYTWTRLQRLCLHILTNTKKHDLLQLSTQSPYIRLLGMNTRGQQYLNEVKKKIQLPIISKAASFEDPLFMLDITAAHVYASILPEPLCSTAIKQEYSTPPIRFDEDARKFK from the coding sequence GTGAAGGCTGCAGGTGTTATCGTTGAGTACAATCCATTTCATAATGGGCATTACGTTCATTTACAAGAAACAAAAAAGCAAACAGGCACTCATTGTGTTATAGCAGTTATGAGTGGAAATTTTCTGCAACGCGGTGAACCCGCACTAGTATCTAAATGGTCGAGGACTAAGATGGCCTTAGAAGCTGGTGTAGATATCGTTGTCGAATTACCTTACGCCTATGCATCACAAAATGCTGAAATGTTTGCAAATGGAGCAATTTCAATTTTATCTGCTTTATTATGTGAGGAAGTTTGTTTTGGAAGTGAGCATGGAGAAATAAAAGATTTTCAACATGCTGCCCAATTTTTGAAACAAGCTGCACCAACATATAATGAAAAGGTGAAGAATGCAATAGATAAAGGATATAGTTATCCGAAAGCATCATCAATTGCTTTTAATGAAGTAAAAACTACGAATGTGAAGCTTGATTTATCTAAGCCAAATAACATTCTAGGTTATCACTATGTGAAAGCAATTCATGATCAGCACAGTAGCCTAACTCCATTAACAATCACCCGAACAGGGGCTCAATATCATGATGAGGAATTTACATCTCCTTCTATCGCTAGTGCAACCAGTATACGTCAAACTTTATTCTCAAAGAGCGGTAATATAAATGACATAGATAACTACATCCCTGTATCTACAAAGAACCACTTAATTAATTATTATAATCAGTACAATCGATTTCATAGCTGGGAAGCTTATTTTCCATTATTAAAATATAAGCTATTAACTTCTAGTCTAGCAGAGCTGGAATCAATATATGAATGTGAGGAAGGCTTAGAATATCGACTTATGAAGTACATAAAAGAATCGACTTCATTTATAACTTTTATGGAAAAAATTAAGACAAAGCGTTATACTTGGACTCGACTTCAGCGACTATGTCTACATATATTAACGAATACTAAAAAGCACGACTTACTACAATTATCTACCCAATCTCCATATATCCGTTTATTAGGTATGAATACGAGAGGGCAACAGTATTTGAATGAAGTAAAGAAAAAAATACAACTACCTATCATTTCGAAAGCAGCTTCCTTTGAAGACCCATTATTCATGTTAGATATTACTGCTGCACATGTATATGCTAGTATTTTACCAGAACCTTTATGTTCAACAGCAATTAAACAAGAGTACTCAACTCCACCGATTAGGTTTGATGAAGATGCTAGGAAGTTTAAATAA